A genomic segment from Nicotiana sylvestris chromosome 1, ASM39365v2, whole genome shotgun sequence encodes:
- the LOC104247353 gene encoding cyclin-dependent kinase inhibitor 4-like: MGKYMRKSKKSGEVSVSPLGVLTRAKTLALSKLVSPAATESGSGGDGGSYLELRSRKLIKPFSVLEGRKQKNGVSKDPNLLNPKNPNVLRTSSEEVKENSCCGGDVGAEASFGENLLEFEGRKRTTRESTPCSLIRDSDNIQTPGSSTRRINATGRVPNLLRTNIPTAHEMDEFFTSAEEQQRRRFIEKYNFDPVNEKPLPGRYEWVKVDC, translated from the exons ATGGGGAAGTATATGAGGAAGTCAAAAAAATCAGGGGAAGTATCAGTATCACCTCTTGGTGTTTTAACAAGGGCTAAAACCCTAGCTCTTTCAAAATTGGTTTCACCGGCGGCTACAGAATCTGGCTCCGGCGGTGATGGTGGGTCCTACCTAGAGCTTCGTAGTAGAAAGTTAATCAAACCCTTTTCGGTTCTTGAAGGGAGGAAGCAGAAAAATGGTGTTTCAAAAGATCCCAATTTGTTAAACCCTAAAAACCCTAATGTTTTAAGAACAAGTTCTGAAGAGGTAAAGGAGAATAGCTGCTGTGGTGGTGATGTGGGTGCTGAAGCTTCTTTTGGAGAGAATTTGTTGGAATTTGAAGGTAGAAAAAG GACCACCAGGGAAAGCACACCTTGCAGTTTGATAAGAGATTCAGACAACATTCAAACCCCTGGTTCCAGTACGAGGCGTATTAATGCAACCGGCAGAGTACCAAATTTGCTACGAACGAATATCCCGACAGCTCATGAAATGGATGAGTTTTTTACCAGTGCAGAAGAGCAGCAGCGGAGACGATTCATCGAGAA GTACAACTTTGATCCAGTGAATGAGAAGCCCCTTCCCGGACGTTACGAATGGGTGAAAGTAGATTGCTAG
- the LOC138890942 gene encoding uncharacterized protein — MAGNGEERMKMVADLTANILNTINKVSKIEGEDIIPNASPRRSGSPFLHGSITTSHGKGASTSTTEEALPAVKKLIEASLMNTLTNILNKPAQRAIQENVGTRVAPITSEQHSPPPPVAGITHNVNNAGDDTLTSILRKMEEMENENKILRDQMKEHQERVDKIPSDTKLLPKRDAGRFVEQPYSDEVAPHVIPKTFKMRPYLKIYDGTTDPEDHVTHYVTAVKGNDIAKEQVSSILLKKYGETLTGGALTWYSQLPARSTETFKEMADKFVTAHAGTKKAKAMVNNIFTIKQLHGEGLRDFLTRFNRVKMTVPNVSEGMAVMAFYNGLNWSGLRATTKLLSRLIKYPPTILDEIHNAYCAKVRADEDDLNGPTQRLTSVQAESRKDLRNDNRRDLAGLRPNRERHQIYVRGTIMLAFRHDEGPSRPRIGTHRNEREIVYALEKLNPKVKWLQKMRSDLNTRKSNALCEFHQERGNKTEDYISLRQDAMNMLHQGHLKELLSNRGRINFTRGREQHPPKPPSPTRTIQMIIGGGDDASINNVKFTTTHKLKWPITHERYDELEEIIIFDKSDTHSLVFPYYDALDITLRILDKAMRQIMVDDGSGACIIHPRVLAQMKLGDKIVPRCITLTGFNNAIEQTSGEITHPVLVGGVTLKTTFHIIDQDTTYNAIIGRPWIHAMNFIPPACTKSSNFPLHGEYTTSEENNVLPENTIA, encoded by the exons ATGGCAGGTAATGGAGAAGAAAGGATGAAGATGGTAGCCGACCTCACCGCCAACATCTTGAACACCATCAATAAGGTCTCTAAAATAGAAGGTGAGGATATAATACCAAATGCCTCCCCCAGGCGAAGTGGCTCACCCTTTCTGCATGGTAGTATCACAACGTCCCACGGTAAAGGAGCCTCTACGTCCACAACGGAAGAGGCGTTACCGGCAGTGAAGAAGCTGATCGAAGCTTCGCTGATGAATACATTGACCAACATTCTCAACAAACCCGCTCAAAGGGCGATCCAAGAGAATGTAGGGACCCGCGTTGCACCAATAACATCTGAACAACACAGCCCTCCGCCTCCCGTAGCAGGTATCACTCACAACGTTAATAATGCAGGTGACGACACCCTCACATCCATTTTGAGGAAgatggaagagatggaaaatgaaaataaaatacttCGAGACCAAATGAAAGAGCATCAAGAAAGGGTAGACAAAATACCGAGCGACACAAAACTCTTACCAAAAAGAGATGCTGGCCGGTTTGTCGAGCAGCCGTACAGTGATGAAGTCGCACCACACGTCATacctaaaaccttcaaaatgcggCCGTACCTAAAAATATATGATGGTACGACGGACCCTGAGGATCATGTGACTCACTATGTCAccgcagtaaaaggcaacgacatcGCCAAAGAGCAAGTATCCTCTATCTTATTGAAGAAGTATGGCGAAACCCTCACTGGGGGCGCATTAACTTGGTATTCACAGCTGCCTGCGCGCTCTACTGAAACATTCAAAGAGATGGCTGACAAGTTCGTAACAGCCCATGCCGGGACCAAGAAGGCTAAGGCAATGGTGAATAACATATTTACTATCAAACAATTGCACGGAGAAGGACTTAGGGACTTCCTCACTCGGTTCAACCGTGTAAAGATGACCGTGCCGAATGTATCGGAAGGAATGGCTGTAATGGCTTTCTATAATGGGTTGAATTGGAGCGGTTTGAGGGCAACCACAAAGTTACTGAGTCGACTCATAAAATATCCCCCGACCATTTTGGACGAAATACACAATGCCTATTGCGCCAAGGTTCGAGCCGACGAAGACGACCTAAATGGACCAACCCAACGGTTGACCTCAGTACAAGCCGAGTCCAGAAAGGATCTTAGAAATGACAACAGAAGGGATCTAGCAGGTCTACGACCCAACCGAGAAAGACATCAAATATATGTGAGGGGCACCATTATGCTGGCTTTCCGCCACGACGAAGGCCCATCTAGGCCAAGAATAGGGACTCACCGAAATGAGAGAG AAATAGTCTACGCATTGGAGAAGCTCAACCCAAAGGTGAAGTGGTTGCAGAAGATGAGGTCTGACTTGAACACCAGGAAGTCAAATGCCCTCTGTGAATTCCACCAGGAACGAGGTAATAAAACCGAGGACTACATCTCTCTAAGACAAGATGCTATGAACATGCTTCACCAAGGGCACTTAAAAGAGTTGTTAAGTAACCGAGGAAGGATCAACTTCACTCGGGGACGTGAACAACACCcaccaaaaccaccttctccaaCTCGAACCATTCAAATGATCATCGGAGGGGGCGATGACGCATCAATCAACAACGTGAAATTCACCACCACCCACAAACTCAAATGGCCAATCACTCATGAACGGTACGACGAACTCGAAGAAattatcatcttcgataagtcagatacccacAGTTTGGTCTTTCCTTACTATGATGCTCTTGATATCACTTTACGCATATTAGATAAAGCTATGAGACAAATTATGGTGGACGATGGGAGCGGCGCGTGCATTATCCACCCTCGAGTACTTGCACAGATGAAACTCGGGGATAAGATAGTGCCACGCTGCATCACATTAACCGGTTTTAATAATGCAATTGAACAAACATCTGGAGAAATCACGCACCCCGTCCTGGTCGGTGGTGTCACCCTGAAAACCACGTTCCACATCATCGATCAGGACACGACGTACAATGCCATAATAGGtcggccttggatacatgccatGAATTTCATCCCTCCAGCTTGTACCAAGTCATCAAATTTCCCACTCCATGGGGAATATACAACATCCGAGGAGAACAACGTGCTTCCCGAGAATACTATCGCATAG